The window tgttaaacttgTTTTATGCTGAGCAGCATGTAATATGCATCTAAGAATAGCAAGCTTACAGCAAGctgttttagaaatattttctgttttgcttaatGAACTGTTTTCTATAACACTGTCATGTAATGTTCCTGGTGCACTCCAACACGTGTAACAATCAATCAGCCTGATGAATCAGGATGGTATTTAAGTACAAACATTAAAACTTGCTTGTAAGTGACTGATTTTCATGGCTTGCAAAATAGTGCTGTTATGCTGAAGTGTGAGTCAGACTGATACACTCAGAGTTCCGGATTTATGGGAACTGCATACGTTGTCCCCATATGGTTTTGATGCCCACCAAATTAACTTTCAGCAAACATGGGGAGGGAACGGCCCAACTAGCAGCCTAGTGTTATAGACTAGGATAGCtcatctgcagctgctgaaggatTTGAATCCTAGTTTACTCCTCAGCTACATAAAGAAATTTTGCACTTGCAGAGAGGTATCCATCCATCCTAACAAGAACCTTTGTGTGTATTTGCATCGTACTAGCAAGATACAATCAGGGGAAAGCTAGGACCCCCGTTTCCAGAAGGAACAGGATGTATTCTGGAAAACGCACATCTACCAGAAAGCCTTCTGAACAGGAACTCCATATACtttcaatttaaatataaaaccaaagtgttttttcttcaaaaaagagaatttatttaACTTAATTCTATCTTAACTGTTTATATTTGTAGTACAAATTACATTATACAAAAAGCATACAAAGTAAAAAGACCATCACTTAGATTTAGCTGTGTTAATTCATGTTTGCTTCATTGGAGCAGGAATATTAGCAGATGCCTGTTCCAGGTATGCTAATGGACCTTGGGGCATTTCTGCAGGTTTTTTGTGTTGTACGCTGATATCTTCCAGGACCTGCTGCCAGTGTCGCAGTTTACTCAAATGCTTCTGAATTAAcgcttcttttctttgtaattcaTTTCTTAACTCTGAAACATCCTGTGGGTGAAAAAAATAGGTATTAGTAAATAGACAGTACTGCCAGGAATAATAAAGTCTCGTTTAATGTGCATGTAATTTTTAAGCCTGACTTTTCAAGCTGATCTTATAGGGATTCCTGGAAGTGCTTGAGAGAGATGGGCCTGTGAATACAGTAGGTCATGTATTTCACAGATAGGGAAGTTCTGactgaacaccaggaagcacttcCGTGCTGTGTGGGTGATGAAGCAtgagcacaggctgcagagTCTCCTTCCATGGATATACTCAAAGGCCAGCTGGACACAGTTGTGCATTGTGTGCACTGGGGGactctgcttgagcaggggttggacgTAAAAACCTTCTGCGGtcccaacctcaaccattctgtgaacATTATTCCAGCAAAACCTAACTCATTTGTTTCTTCAGGTGAATCACCATTATTTGTGCCCCAGTcctccccagagcagcaggcatTCCATCCTGCTTCCAAAGGTTTGTGGTGAGAGCTACACTGACAGCCAGGTTTTACAAACTTCAGGTACGGCATCCCCTTGAGAAACCCAAAAGTAGTGAAAATAAGGCAATTTTACCTGCATTGCTGCACAGCATATCTGACCTAGCACAACAAGGGTAAACCAATTTAGCATACCTCTTTAATTATAATTTAGCGTACCTCTTTAATTACTTGTTCTGGTTTCTGGACCGACAGCTGCAGTcttttttgtagaaaaaaacattctgtttgcCTTGCAACATCCAGAAATTTCTGGATGCACTGATCGACACCTACGGGTAGAACAGCACAATAGGGAGACAGAAAAGATTCTCAGAAGTCACTACAGACCAATAGTGGCATTTGTGTGCATGCTATTAAAAACACCTTTTACAACACCATCTAGGAAAAATCTTAAGGTCTACCAAAGCGATTTCTGGCATATGTTTATAGAATGAGGACGTGTATTAACCCTCAGTATAAAGCATTACTTTGCAAACATTCAAAACTTATGCTAAAGGTTCAAGAAAACAATTGTTATTAAGTTCTCTAGAATGATAAAGAGCGATAAAATGATTCGCGGAGTGTGGCTGAGTAAGGAAACCTTCCCAGTAAGCCCAAGTGCCAGGCTCACCGTAAGGTTTAAAATACACGCGTGTTTAGCAGGATGCGCCCCTTCGTACACCGCGCGCTTCGCTGCTACCAGCGCTATCCCGGCCCTGAGCTCACAGCCAGACGGGGCACCAGACGAAGCCTCGCTAAGCAGCGtccccccggcccggcccccggGCAGCGCTCACCGGTGCGGATCTCCTCCTGGTCGGTGCCGTTCACGTAGTCCTGGCTGACCAGCGAGGCGAAGCAGGCCTGCGGGGAGGGAAGGGCGGAGGTGAgggcgcggcgcggggcaggCCCCCGCCCGGCCGCAGGCtcccccgcccgccccgcacCTCGAAGGACGCTTCCAGCTCGTCCACCAGCGTGTTGTTGGGATTGCGGGGACCCGTCGGAGGCGGGATGAGgccggccgggccgggcccgccGGGAGGTCCGGGCGGCGGGGGTCCCGGCGGCTGGTTGGCGAACATCCCGCCCAGAGCGCCCGCCATGGCGCTCGGCTGCTGGGTGCGGCGCCGCGCATGTGCGCGGCGGAGGCGGGCGGCTCCTCAGGGGCGTTCCCTCGGCCCCCGGCAGAAACAGACGAAAGCAAACAAAGGGCCCGAAGCGGGCCTACCCTGCGGGAACCTGCACCTCCAGCCCGACTTCGCTCGGTCCCACAGGTAAGAAGGGCTTCATCGCCACTTTTCCCGCATTTGCATTTTGGGCCTCCTCAGTTCTCGAAACCAAAACCGCTATCCTACGCCGTGCTAAGTCTGTGTGGCGTGTCCACTGATTGTGCAAACGTTGCTCGAAGAGTGACAGTTTACATGAGCAGACCAAAAGTGAGGGTACCcacagcaggcacagctccaCTAGCCCCTGCTGTTATTTCCTTCTCAGTCAAAACACATTGCCCCCACTAAAAGATTTATTGGTTACAATCACTGTGCTTACTTTATACATAAAGTAGTTCCCATTTTTCCATGGTCCTGGTATTGTATTAAATACCTCAGGTAGTTCCCACCacacatttttattctaaacTGCATAACAGAGGAAGTTAAGTCTCAAATATGAGACATTCTTGATTTATAAAACGCACTGTTCattgcttttgtgaaaatatGTTAGGGGCACTCATCCACAccttttaagacttttttttttccttaaggcaGAGAGGATGGTTTTAGAATAATCATTTAAGCATTTCATTTCGGATTATGACTGTCTTGGCTTAATCGAGCCGCAAACTCCACCAGGGTCCTGGTGGGACGCCCGGCCATGCCCTTCCGCAGGTAGGGCACCTCGTCCTTGTTGGCCATCACGCCAGCGATGTCCAGGTGAGCCCAGTGAGGGGCTGTCACAAACTCCTTCAGAAACGCAGCAGCTGTGCAcgctcctccagctctgcaggaagcagaaaaaggaatcGTTTCTAAAGCAACACCACCAGCCCAAACACTGGGCTACAGACTGCAAGGACAGGGTGCGGGAGGGAGGGTAGTACATTACCTGCTGTATTTCCCAATGTTACTCAGGTCTGCGAGAGGGCAGTCTGTTACTTGTTTTGTGTAATGCTCAAAAAGAGGCATTCTCCACACTCGGTCTCCTGTCACAATGCTggcctgaaaaagaaaaggcaacacAGTGGGCAGAGTtcactgtttggttttgtttgtttgtgttcctccctccctttttcaAACTGCATTTATAAGCATTGTGCGTGTTTTTCCTTGTCTAGCTTTGATCGCTCTAAAATTTTCTATGGTCCAAAATAATATCAGCTATTTGGAAATACActgcaaacaaaactgaatCCTCCTTTCAGTAGCAGTAGTCAAAAGGCAAAAATCCAAAGAATACTTCTCTCCCtcccaatatttttttcctggtaacATACATTTTCAcaaatccttctcttcagagACTCCCCATGTCCATCACACTTCAGCCACTTGCAAGGCCTCTCTGAACGTCTCTCTTGGTCTTGCTTTTTTAACAAAAACTAATTACTGTCAGTAGTCCAGAGCTTATACACATGCAGTAAGTTATTAAAGGAAGCAAAACTTAACATCATGATGCATGCTTTGTGCTGTATGATAGAAAACCTCACTGAAGAACCAGCAGTCTTAATTAcgtatttttcaattaaatacaATACTAATACATTCCTACGAGATTTCAAAATGCAGTAACATATTAGATTTGCATAAGGTAAGACTTTCTGTAAAGCACTAACTTTTTAGTAATAGCAGCTATTAGCAAATTGTTATCATTTGATAATAACATTGATGGCCTACCTCATAAAGGTGATTCCAAAGCCAAGATGAATTTGTGAACACTCCAGTTGCAGCAGACCCCAATGCAACATCCATGGCACCTATAGAAAGACACCTTAAAGGTTATACAATGAGTGCAAAGATGGGCTTGAGTTATTACTCTGCATACTGACTCCTCACAgtactttcctttttaattctcACTGCTAATAACTTCTGAAGTCCACAAAACCTACAGATTTTAGTGCACTTccacttgttttaaaaaattttaaagttGTTTAGAAGTTTAACTAAGAGGACAAGAATTCATGAAAATTACATTCCAGATCTCATAAAATTTGACTGTTTTCAGCTTAATAGCAATATGCCTAATCTAATGTATTTAGCAGTAAGtctcttctcaaaaaaaatctaaattttacAGTTTCTACACAGAAAATTGGACTTTTTCAAGTTTATGAACTCATCCAATTTTCCACCTGGTACTTTCTCTTTTGTGAATTTCACTCACAGAGGATGTTGCACAGCATATGCAAATTTtaacttaaatgaaaataatcccCATCAAAATAATAAACCATGCCTAAAGCAGAGAGATTACATACACAGTTATTTATTGGTTGCCACAGATCTGCTTCTCTGATGTTATTTCAGACACTCAATCCCAGGgagatttaaaaagcaaaaactttcAACAATGTCAGAAACATATGCAGGATCTGTCCTCCTTGGTCCCTTGGCCTGGTGCCCAAGGATCCCAAACAGAATAGCCTGGAGTGAGAGTAACCTATTCCTCCTATCATGGAAATACTTTTATACAAGCCAACCATCTTAAAATCAGCATCGCTTCTATCCACAGAAATTTTCCAAGCATTTGAACAGGTAAAGCTTACGGAGCATGATTTAAAGCACTAACATAGAACACAAAGAAAGATAATTATTTCGTTCAGCTTGTTTATTAAGCAGCACACTGGACTCCTATCTGATCTGTTCTTCCACATTGGCTCACATTTCAGCTGCAGTCACTTCAGCCATGAGACTGTTGCTGCACTTCATGAGAGGCATACAGAGTGCTATTTCTGCAGGTTTCAAGTTTATAATTATAACCCCATTCATATATAACTatagagaagaaacaaaatattttatgcttgCAAGTATGCAACATACACATGAGATAAGAGATGTTTCACTGAAATGACTTCCTGGGAAGGTGGTAATGACTCTCTTATTAGGGCAGGATCATGCAGACTGAGATAGCTcagcaaatggaagaaatggTGCTGGGTAGGTCACAACTCAGGCACCCAAGAGGCTGTTCACAAAGAAGCTATTTTGGCTTAGCATGGTAACTGCCATATAGAACTGACAAAATTTCCCACATTCATGCTAGCATCTCTGCATCACATAGCCAGCCTTGCTGCCTGGATGCGCTTATGTAAGATGTTGAGTGATATAATTGCCTGGAATCTACTATTAAGCTcagtgagaaacagaagcaCAGGGAAACATTGTGCAGAAACATCTAAGTCTGCGTAAGTCCTCCTGGGCTTATCCTTACCAGCTCAGCTGGGCCAGACCCAATTCCATCTACACTGCTTACTGTGCTGCCTGCATGCCAGTAGCCCCAGTCTTGGAGATATGCCACAGCTGTAGAAGTTGTTAGAACAGGATTTGTGCAAGCTCTTTTCCTACAACGAGCAAAGTTGTCTCACCTGCTTTCAACTTTAGCCTGCCTTTGTATACATAGTACAACAAATCCACAGACCATttaatgagaataaaaaaaaaaaaaatggcttccAAAATgaagcagggaagggaagggagactGCTTACCTGTTAGTGTTGCAGCATTCACAATAGCCCTTGCATTAAAACTGTGGGCATAACAGAGAGCATCAGCTAATAGCAGTCTTCCTTCTGCATCCGTGTTATCAACCTTCAGGTggaaaaatcaataaaaagaGATCAACTACTGAAAATATCCCATTAACTGACTTATTTCTCACACATTCTCTTAAACAGATGTCAGATTGTGACTACGCTGTCACAAGTCCAAGGAAATTAATCAAAATTTACTCAGAGAAATACGGCTCATAGAAACTGCAAAGGAGGGGGGATCCACAATGATGCACAGATGTGTGCCAGGAAAGAGTTCCTTGtgatatttctttctctttgggtctttaaacttttttcctctaaagaagaaaataaatcaatagcCCCTTTGCATCTTTCCCTTTCAGAGAAAGCTTATGATGAATTCTGCAAGGTTAATTGCATGTGCTCTGAGCCACCAGCTATTTCTTCTAGATTTCTCCttgctggaagaaaatgcatgcaTTCCCTCCAAGCTGAATGCCACCAAACTCAGTACTAGAGGGAGAACCTCAAGGTCAAAGGTGGTAGAATCACCAGACAGAAATATTGAGTAAGCCATCTTCTTCTGCACAAAGTCAGCAGTCTACTGCACAATAACTTTATGTACCATTTAATCTATTGAATTAGTATATCTTGgattaaatatgaaatagtAGTTTGCCAAGCTACTTGGAACTGACAGACCCTACGATGCTCAGTTCTGCTTGTAAAGAGCAGCTAGCATGGTAAAGACCTTGATTATGGCAGCGGGGAATTAAGACTCTTCTATCTCACTCCAGACAGCAGGTAAGTGTCCTCAAAAGTCTGCCAGAAGCCAGTCACATGTTACTTGTCCTGAGAGCCTGTTTATGAGCATTGTTACAGCCTCTTGAGCTGACAATATTTTCTAACATGTTCACTGTTACCATACTTTCCAGTTTTTCTAAGAGATTTGTAGAACGTCTAACCTCTTcaatatatatttgaaaaaatccCATGACTGCAATTTCTAATTAATAACATACTTCTTACGTTTATAAGAAACTTATATTTGCATTGCATATCCTCCAATTACAGTCATGCAACCTGATTAAACCAATTCACTCAGAGTACTCAAAAATCCAAGTTTCACGAGCATACCTGTATTGTTTTTCCATTCTTGGCTCTAACTACATCCCCAGGCTTGTTTGCCTTACCACTGGGCATATTTTCACAGAGGGGTGCCAAAcctcagagagggaaaaaaaaaaagtgcattacTAGCATCTCTCTCAAAAGATATCGAAAAAGtagttagaaaacaaacaaacaacaaacttaagaaagcagcagtgttcTCACCTTGAATTGTGTTCAATATCTGAGTTTTCCTGGTCACTGGAAGTCACATGGTCTAATTTTCAATCAGTGATATTTCTCTGCATGTTGCACCACAACATTTTCTCCCCTACACCATTTTACCACCAGGATTTACTTCTACTTTACATGCTCAGGCAAGCGAAAGCAGAGGAGCTTTAAAATTCACTGAAGCTTCTGTCAAGAGATGCTATCTTATGTCTTCGATACATGAACAATTAGTCACATGTAAAGGGATTtatctctttctgaaaaatcagaacgTCTGAGCTCTGAGCTGTTCAAGCTCTCCTCTTTGTGTAATGTCAAGAGGGGTCCAAGGAATTGCCATAGAATGCCAACCATAAGAAGAGCAAACAAATGAGCTTTCAGTCTATATGAAAACAGTGAATGGGACAGTGGGATGAAAGACAACCCCAGTTCCTAGGGAAAACCTGCTCCCGTGTTCTACCCAAAGCATGAAGGACTGAGAGAACTGCAGACCGCTGCTTTTCAGTGGAGTTATGGACACAGATTTCTGCTCCACTGACTTTTGCTTAGCACTTCCCTTGGGATACTTCTAAGCGTGAATCTTGTAAGGATGTGTGGTTCCCCGCCCTCTACTGGTTGAAGCATTTCAGCAACTAAAATATAGTTAACCTGGAAGTTACAGTTCTCAAACATAAAACTTAACCTAGAATGGATTACatctcagacttttttttaaccacaatTCCCGAATTAACTGATTTAATTCTAACTGTGCaacatttctgcagaaacaaCAAGCATTGTttataactaaaaaaaatagtatcagcttattttgttttttttgtttgttttaaaatttctgttgaGACATTCTCCTATGGAAAAAGCTGATGCCTCATCCTTCTCAGCTTTGGCAAACACAGAGGTAGCTCAGctaattccttttcatttcta of the Numida meleagris isolate 19003 breed g44 Domestic line chromosome 4, NumMel1.0, whole genome shotgun sequence genome contains:
- the MED28 gene encoding mediator of RNA polymerase II transcription subunit 28; the encoded protein is MAGALGGMFANQPPGPPPPGPPGGPGPAGLIPPPTGPRNPNNTLVDELEASFEACFASLVSQDYVNGTDQEEIRTGVDQCIQKFLDVARQTECFFLQKRLQLSVQKPEQVIKEDVSELRNELQRKEALIQKHLSKLRHWQQVLEDISVQHKKPAEMPQGPLAYLEQASANIPAPMKQT